One Desulfuromonas thiophila genomic window carries:
- the leuS gene encoding leucine--tRNA ligase, which yields MEERYNPAEIEQSWQQRWEQQQTYRVTEGGPKPKYYLLEMFPYPSGRIHMGHVRNYSIGDVVARFKRLQGYNVLQPMGWDAFGMPAENAAIQHGIHPAKWTVENIANMRAQLKKMGLSYDWQREFATCDASYYRWEQEMFLQMLEKGLAYKKSSTVNWCPACQTVLANEQVEDGGCWRCGTAVVDKELDQWFFRITDYAEELLRCIEELKGWPDSVLTMQRNWIGRSTGCEIAFALEGHEESIRVFTTRQDTLWGATFMSLAPEHPLALSLTTVEQRPAVEAFIAKVKAQDKKKRTSEDFEKEGVFTGAYCLNPVTGRRMPVFLANFVLMDYGTGAVMAVPTHDQRDFEFARKYELPLVVVIQPEGEALDPATLTEAWTGPGKLVNSAPFDGLDNETAKEQIADYLSEKQLGSKTVNYRLRDWGVSRQRYWGTPIPVIYCDACGTVPVPREQLPVELPRDVAFTGEGGSPLAQHEAFYRTCCPRCGAAARRETDTFDTFVESSWYFARYACPDYTAGPLERTAAEYWLPVDQYIGGVEHAVMHLLYARFFTKVMRDLGYMNIDEPFTNLLTQGMVCKETQSCPQHGWLYPEEVENGQCRQCGAGVKIGRIEKMSKSKKNVVDPDHLIARYGADTARLFSLFAAPPEKDLEWNEQSVEGCYRFLHRVWRLVYEHRALCQSRPQPENEGAARNLRRISHRTICKVTQDIDGRFHFNTAIAAIMELVNAVYAFEEKERYPGALCEALETLVRLLAPFVPHFSEELWAGLGRPDSLEQAGWPSWDAALMVEDEKLIVVQINGKVRAKLTVAAGLDEQALEQAVLADAAVQRQLDGKTLRKAIVVVDKLVNLVVA from the coding sequence ATGGAAGAGCGGTATAACCCGGCGGAGATCGAACAGTCCTGGCAGCAGCGCTGGGAACAACAGCAGACCTACCGGGTGACGGAAGGTGGCCCGAAACCCAAATACTATCTGCTGGAAATGTTTCCCTATCCCTCCGGCCGCATTCACATGGGCCATGTGCGCAACTATTCCATTGGCGATGTGGTGGCGCGGTTCAAGCGGCTGCAGGGCTATAATGTCCTGCAGCCAATGGGCTGGGACGCCTTCGGCATGCCGGCGGAGAATGCCGCCATTCAACATGGCATCCATCCGGCCAAATGGACGGTGGAGAACATCGCCAACATGCGTGCCCAACTCAAGAAGATGGGGTTGTCGTACGATTGGCAGCGCGAATTCGCTACCTGCGATGCCAGCTATTACCGCTGGGAGCAGGAAATGTTCCTGCAGATGCTGGAAAAGGGCCTGGCCTACAAGAAAAGCTCCACGGTTAACTGGTGTCCAGCCTGCCAGACGGTGCTGGCCAACGAGCAGGTGGAAGATGGCGGTTGCTGGCGCTGCGGCACAGCAGTTGTGGATAAGGAACTTGATCAGTGGTTCTTTCGCATAACCGATTATGCCGAGGAATTGCTGCGCTGCATTGAAGAGCTCAAGGGCTGGCCGGATTCGGTACTGACCATGCAGCGCAACTGGATCGGCCGCAGCACCGGTTGCGAAATCGCTTTTGCTCTCGAAGGCCACGAAGAGAGCATCCGCGTGTTCACCACCCGCCAGGACACCCTGTGGGGCGCTACCTTCATGAGCCTGGCACCGGAGCACCCCCTGGCTCTGAGCCTGACCACGGTTGAACAACGACCGGCGGTGGAGGCCTTCATTGCCAAAGTGAAGGCGCAGGATAAAAAGAAACGCACCAGTGAGGATTTCGAGAAAGAAGGGGTTTTTACCGGCGCCTACTGTCTTAATCCGGTGACCGGCCGGCGGATGCCGGTGTTCTTGGCCAATTTCGTGCTGATGGATTACGGCACTGGTGCGGTCATGGCGGTGCCGACCCACGATCAGCGTGATTTTGAATTTGCCCGCAAGTATGAACTGCCGTTGGTGGTGGTGATTCAGCCTGAAGGCGAGGCCCTCGACCCGGCGACCCTGACCGAAGCCTGGACAGGCCCCGGTAAGCTGGTCAATTCCGCGCCCTTTGATGGCCTGGATAACGAGACGGCCAAGGAGCAGATCGCCGACTATCTCAGCGAAAAGCAGCTTGGCAGCAAGACGGTCAATTACCGTCTGCGCGACTGGGGGGTATCGCGTCAGCGCTACTGGGGCACGCCGATTCCGGTGATCTACTGCGATGCCTGTGGCACGGTGCCGGTACCGCGTGAGCAGCTGCCGGTGGAATTGCCGCGCGATGTCGCCTTCACTGGCGAAGGCGGCAGCCCGCTGGCTCAGCACGAAGCCTTTTACCGCACCTGCTGTCCACGCTGTGGTGCGGCGGCGCGGCGTGAGACGGACACCTTCGACACCTTTGTCGAAAGCTCCTGGTATTTTGCCCGTTATGCCTGCCCTGACTATACGGCTGGCCCGCTTGAACGCACGGCGGCCGAATACTGGCTGCCTGTTGACCAATACATTGGCGGGGTCGAGCACGCCGTCATGCATCTGCTTTACGCCCGCTTCTTCACCAAGGTGATGCGCGATCTGGGCTACATGAATATTGACGAGCCCTTCACCAATCTGTTGACCCAGGGCATGGTGTGCAAGGAAACGCAGTCCTGTCCGCAGCATGGCTGGCTTTATCCCGAGGAAGTGGAGAATGGTCAGTGCCGTCAATGTGGTGCAGGGGTTAAAATCGGTCGCATCGAGAAGATGAGCAAGTCGAAAAAGAACGTGGTCGATCCCGACCATCTTATCGCCCGCTACGGCGCCGATACGGCCCGCCTGTTCTCGCTGTTTGCCGCGCCTCCGGAAAAGGATCTGGAGTGGAATGAGCAGAGTGTTGAGGGTTGCTACCGCTTTTTGCACCGTGTCTGGCGCTTGGTCTACGAGCATCGCGCCCTGTGCCAGAGCCGGCCACAGCCGGAAAATGAGGGTGCGGCCCGTAACCTGCGCCGGATCAGTCATCGCACCATCTGCAAGGTAACCCAGGACATTGACGGCCGCTTTCATTTCAACACCGCCATTGCTGCCATTATGGAACTGGTCAACGCGGTCTATGCCTTTGAAGAGAAGGAGCGCTATCCTGGTGCCCTGTGCGAGGCGCTGGAAACCCTGGTGCGGCTGCTGGCGCCGTTCGTGCCGCACTTCAGCGAGGAACTCTGGGCCGGTCTGGGCCGGCCGGATAGCCTTGAGCAGGCCGGCTGGCCGAGCTGGGATGCGGCCTTGATGGTGGAGGACGAAAAGCTGATTGTGGTGCAGATCAACGGCAAGGTACGCGCCAAACTGACGGTAGCGGCGGGCCTGGATGAACAGGCTCTTGAGCAGGCAGTGCTGGCCGACGCCGCGGTGCAGCGGCAGCTGGACGGCAAAACCCTGCGCAAGGCCATTGTCGTGGTCGATAAGCTGGTCAATCTGGTGGTGGCATGA
- the infA gene encoding translation initiation factor IF-1, producing MAKEEAIEVEGTVIEPLPNAMFRVRLDNDHVVLAHISGKMRKFYIRILPGDRVTVELSPYDLTRGRITYREK from the coding sequence TTGGCAAAAGAGGAAGCGATCGAGGTTGAGGGAACGGTTATCGAACCCTTGCCGAATGCCATGTTCCGGGTGCGGCTCGATAATGACCATGTGGTGCTGGCCCATATTTCCGGCAAGATGCGAAAGTTCTACATCCGTATTCTGCCGGGTGACCGGGTGACCGTCGAACTGTCGCCCTACGATTTGACCCGGGGTCGCATTACCTACCGGGAAAAATAA
- a CDS encoding response regulator: MDKKTILVVEDEESLLKLETILLTSRGYAVIAVPHGQAALKVLETEKVDLVLLDIMLPEIDGYEVCRRIKENPATRKLPVIMLTAKKSHEDLARGDEVGADWYVTKPFKSAKVIETIERFLAAR; the protein is encoded by the coding sequence GTGGACAAAAAAACGATACTGGTGGTGGAAGACGAGGAAAGCCTACTCAAGCTTGAAACCATTCTGCTGACCTCGCGCGGTTATGCGGTCATCGCCGTGCCTCACGGCCAGGCGGCTCTGAAGGTGCTGGAGACCGAGAAGGTCGATCTGGTGCTGCTTGATATCATGCTGCCGGAAATTGATGGTTACGAGGTGTGCCGCCGCATCAAGGAAAATCCGGCGACACGAAAATTGCCAGTGATCATGTTGACCGCCAAGAAGAGTCACGAGGATCTGGCGCGGGGTGACGAGGTCGGAGCTGACTGGTATGTCACCAAACCGTTCAAGTCGGCCAAGGTGATCGAAACCATCGAACGGTTTCTGGCGGCACGCTGA
- the der gene encoding ribosome biogenesis GTPase Der: MSVVAIVGRPNVGKSTLFNRLLGERKALVEDFPGVTRDRNYALVTRHAKPFTLIDTGGFEPASEDRMLVQMREQSQLAIEEADLVLFVLDGRAGLTPADEEVAALLRQSTKPVLYVVNKVDGPQQEQAAAEFYGLGIESFVAISAEHGQGINDLVNQICAQLPPAPRETAAADQVRLAVIGRPNVGKSSLVNRLLGAERVVANPEAGTTRDSIDSPFRYNGKDFLLIDTAGIRRKGRVSQKLEKYSVLQALKAMDRAHVVLLLIDAAEGITEQDLTVAGYAYERGRALVLVVNKWDAVAKDHRTLNQFTQQVRDQFKFLPFAPVLFVSALTGQRVAKIMETVEQVANEFNRKVSTAELNRVLQAAEAAHQPPIFQGKRVKLFYMTQTAVRPPSFVIFVNRQEGLHFSYRRYLANKIREPFGFLGCPIRIEYRDRVR; this comes from the coding sequence ATGTCTGTTGTTGCCATTGTTGGCCGGCCCAACGTGGGAAAATCGACCCTGTTTAATCGTTTGCTGGGCGAGCGCAAGGCCTTGGTGGAGGATTTTCCGGGTGTCACCCGTGACCGCAACTATGCCCTGGTGACCCGTCATGCCAAGCCGTTCACGCTGATTGATACCGGTGGTTTCGAGCCGGCCAGTGAGGATCGCATGCTGGTCCAGATGCGTGAACAGTCTCAGCTGGCCATTGAGGAGGCCGATCTGGTGTTGTTCGTGCTCGATGGTCGTGCAGGACTGACGCCGGCCGACGAGGAGGTGGCCGCCTTGCTGCGCCAGAGCACCAAGCCGGTGCTCTATGTGGTCAACAAGGTCGACGGACCCCAGCAGGAACAGGCTGCCGCGGAGTTTTACGGTCTGGGAATTGAGTCCTTTGTGGCGATTTCCGCCGAGCACGGTCAGGGTATCAACGATTTGGTGAACCAGATCTGTGCCCAGTTGCCACCGGCGCCGCGCGAGACTGCGGCGGCCGACCAGGTTCGGCTGGCGGTGATCGGCCGACCCAATGTCGGCAAGTCGTCGCTGGTCAATCGTTTGCTGGGGGCAGAGCGCGTGGTGGCCAATCCCGAGGCCGGTACCACGCGCGACAGTATCGACAGCCCGTTCCGTTACAATGGTAAAGACTTTCTGCTGATTGATACGGCCGGTATCCGCCGCAAAGGGCGGGTCAGCCAGAAACTGGAGAAATATTCGGTCCTTCAGGCGCTCAAGGCCATGGACCGGGCTCATGTGGTTCTGCTGCTGATTGATGCGGCCGAGGGTATTACCGAGCAGGATCTGACCGTGGCCGGTTATGCTTATGAGCGCGGTCGGGCCCTTGTTCTGGTGGTCAACAAGTGGGATGCGGTGGCCAAGGATCATCGTACCCTCAACCAGTTTACCCAGCAGGTGCGTGACCAGTTCAAGTTCCTGCCCTTTGCCCCGGTGTTGTTTGTTTCGGCCCTGACCGGACAACGTGTGGCCAAGATCATGGAAACCGTTGAGCAGGTGGCCAACGAATTCAATCGCAAGGTTTCCACGGCAGAACTCAACCGGGTGTTGCAGGCCGCAGAGGCGGCGCACCAGCCGCCGATTTTTCAGGGGAAACGGGTCAAGTTGTTTTACATGACCCAGACGGCGGTACGACCACCCAGCTTCGTTATCTTTGTGAACCGCCAGGAAGGACTCCACTTTTCCTACCGACGCTATCTGGCCAACAAGATTCGTGAACCTTTTGGTTTCCTCGGCTGTCCGATTCGGATCGAATATCGCGATCGCGTACGCTGA
- the era gene encoding GTPase Era produces the protein MKETPEETPQAAETPFRCGFVSLIGRPNVGKSTLLNRILGQKLSITADKPQTTRNRILGIYSSERMQALLLDTPGIHAARGRLNRFMVDQALTACAGVELALYVITAQDRFGEEDERILQLLQRNGLKVILVINKIDRVTPEVLLPLIDSYCRSYPFSAVVPLSALKGQGVDILLDEIYALLPLGAPLYPDDQLTDVPERFIAAELIREKVLRRVHQEVPYGVAVQVERFEERPERQLVVIQAVIYVEREAHKRILLGKGGSMIRNLGTQARQDIEKLLDARVFLDLFVKVQPNWTQSDRCLRDLGYL, from the coding sequence ATGAAGGAAACGCCCGAAGAAACACCACAGGCGGCTGAGACGCCGTTTCGCTGTGGTTTTGTGTCGCTGATCGGTCGGCCCAATGTTGGCAAGTCGACCCTGCTCAATCGCATTCTTGGCCAGAAGCTATCGATTACGGCCGACAAGCCGCAGACCACCCGTAACCGGATCCTGGGAATTTACAGCAGCGAGCGGATGCAGGCATTGCTGCTGGATACGCCTGGTATTCATGCGGCCAGGGGCCGGCTGAACCGCTTTATGGTGGATCAGGCTTTGACGGCCTGCGCTGGCGTGGAGCTGGCGCTCTATGTCATTACGGCCCAGGACCGTTTCGGCGAGGAGGATGAGCGGATTCTGCAGCTGTTGCAGCGCAATGGCCTGAAGGTGATCCTGGTGATCAACAAGATCGACCGGGTGACGCCCGAGGTTCTGTTGCCGCTGATCGACAGCTATTGCCGGAGCTATCCCTTCAGTGCCGTGGTGCCATTGTCGGCGCTCAAGGGTCAGGGTGTCGACATCCTGCTTGATGAGATTTATGCCCTGCTGCCGTTGGGGGCGCCGTTGTATCCGGACGATCAGTTGACCGATGTGCCGGAGCGCTTTATTGCCGCCGAGCTGATCCGGGAAAAGGTGTTGCGGCGGGTGCATCAGGAGGTGCCCTATGGTGTGGCGGTGCAGGTGGAGCGTTTCGAGGAGCGGCCCGAACGTCAGCTGGTGGTGATTCAGGCGGTGATCTATGTTGAACGGGAGGCGCATAAGCGCATCCTGCTGGGCAAGGGAGGCAGCATGATTCGCAACCTTGGCACTCAGGCGCGGCAGGATATTGAAAAATTGCTTGATGCCCGGGTATTTCTCGATCTGTTTGTCAAGGTGCAGCCGAACTGGACCCAGTCGGATCGCTGCCTGCGAGATCTGGGCTATCTCTAG